The nucleotide window TCAGGGGTCACTGGTATGCAACCCTCCGCGAGTGACAGGACAAACGGAGCACTCTCGCTGGTTCTTTATCAACGGTATGGGCACGGCGCCAGCAGTGGCACTGCTGAATGCAAGTGAAATTGCCCGCCATTTTCAGCGGCCTGTCACCTTGATACATACCCCTACCTGGGGGCTGGTCCGAGATGTGGCGGAGTCCATTACCGCACGCACCCTCCGTAAGGATGGGAAACTGTCCCGCCCGGCGCTAAACGTGCTGATTGAGGCGCTGGAAACCCAGGACCAGGTGGTTCTGGTGTGCCATTCCCAAGGCACTATTGTTGCCAGTTACATTGTCCGTAAACTGCTCCGTAACGCCTCCGTGCGGCACTTGGTCAGTAAGCTTGAAATTTACTGTATCGGCGGCGTGGCAGACAGCCTGGAAATCGACCCCCAGTTGACGCTGGCGGCCGGTCACCCGGTGCCTTATGTGGAGCACTTCGCCAATGGCAGGGATTACCTGGCCGAGATCGGTATCCTTGCGCATCTCGATAGTACAGCGGGAACGGTTTATTGCTTGTCTGATCGCTCCGGACACCTGCTGAACCAGCATTATCTCCCTGCCATCGTCAGAGGTGATTTCTGCCAGCGTAGCTCTCGTTTATACCGCTATGCACGGGGACGTATTCCAGGGCCGAAAGGGGCTTTGTCGGTGAAAGTAAAACAGATGGGGCAGCATGGATAACAACAAGAAGCCTCTACTGCTGTTTGTCGATGACTCAAAGGTCATGCGGCTTGCGGCCGATAAGATGCTGGGGCGGGAGTTCCAGGTTGATGTGGCTGAGAATGGTGTTGAGGCTTGGCGAAAGATTGACCTCAACCCGGATTACAGCGTGGTATTTTCGGATCTGGCCATGCCGGAGATGGACGGCTATGCCTTGCTTGAAAAAATTCGTAACAGCCCTGATGAGGGGGTAGCAAAACTGCCGGTGATTATTGTCACTGGCGCGGAGAATGATGATGAGGCCCGAAGTCGTGCCCTAAAGCAGGGTGCAACCGATTTCATCAGCAAGCCCTTTAATTCCACGGATCTGCTCGCACGCGCCCGTGCCCATTCCAACTATCAGGAAGAGCGCAAGGCCCTGGCACGGCAAGCGATGGTGGATCCGCTGACCCGTTTGGGTAATCACCGGTACATTCAGCATCGTCTGGGGCAAGAGTTGGCACTGGCTGCCCGGCAGCAAAGTGCACTATCAGTAGTGCAACTGGAAATTTACCAATTCAATCAATTATTCATACAGCTTGGAAAGCGCAGGGCCGATATGGTGTTGATGAAACTGGCCCAGCTTCTCCAGGGGGTGGTCCGCAAGGAAGATTCGCTGGCTCGTAGCAAGGTGGATCAGTTTACGTTCTTGCTGCCATCCGCCGACATTGAGGGTGCCAGACGGTTTGTCGAACGGGCGCTCAAGGTATGTGAAAAATTGGCATTCCAGCATCGTGGAAAGCCGCAACGTCTGCCCGTCAATGTGGTGCTGCATAGCCCTGATGCGAATGCCAACAGCACCCCGGAAGCCGTGCAGAGAGTACTCGATGGCTACCTGAAACGTGCTCGTGAAGCGGGTGCTGGCTGCGTGGTGGGCGATGAGGATGAGATAAGTGCTGCCGACAAACAGGGGCCAGTGATGGGGGTCGAGCAGGCGCTCGGTCTGATCCAGGCTGGCAAGCAGCGGGTTGTGGTGAGCGCGTTACCTGATTTGAAGCGCCAGTTGATGCCGTTACTGAAATTGATGCAGCAGGTGTCATCCGGACAGGAGATTGTATGAAAGTCAAAGTCGACCGGGAATATCCGGTCAGCGTCGATCAGCTCTACGAGATTATGACCAGCAAGGCGTTCTTTGAGCAGCGTTTTGAGTGGGGCAGGGTGACGGGTTACCGGTTTGAAGGCTTTGAGCAGACCCCGTCCGGGTTGCTGTTGAGGATCTTTCAACCAGTGAGGATTAGATCTGACAAGATACCCGGTTTTGCGAAGCGCTTTCTGCCAGAACAGGC belongs to Alcanivorax sediminis and includes:
- a CDS encoding lipase family protein, which codes for MWHRTRQWLRRLVDNRSAISRDLRLGLSHAADLPRLFLPLGEEPGARSELSLSSYSSASDAFVSLFQLVVPATRESISQGSLVCNPPRVTGQTEHSRWFFINGMGTAPAVALLNASEIARHFQRPVTLIHTPTWGLVRDVAESITARTLRKDGKLSRPALNVLIEALETQDQVVLVCHSQGTIVASYIVRKLLRNASVRHLVSKLEIYCIGGVADSLEIDPQLTLAAGHPVPYVEHFANGRDYLAEIGILAHLDSTAGTVYCLSDRSGHLLNQHYLPAIVRGDFCQRSSRLYRYARGRIPGPKGALSVKVKQMGQHG
- a CDS encoding diguanylate cyclase domain-containing protein, encoding MDNNKKPLLLFVDDSKVMRLAADKMLGREFQVDVAENGVEAWRKIDLNPDYSVVFSDLAMPEMDGYALLEKIRNSPDEGVAKLPVIIVTGAENDDEARSRALKQGATDFISKPFNSTDLLARARAHSNYQEERKALARQAMVDPLTRLGNHRYIQHRLGQELALAARQQSALSVVQLEIYQFNQLFIQLGKRRADMVLMKLAQLLQGVVRKEDSLARSKVDQFTFLLPSADIEGARRFVERALKVCEKLAFQHRGKPQRLPVNVVLHSPDANANSTPEAVQRVLDGYLKRAREAGAGCVVGDEDEISAADKQGPVMGVEQALGLIQAGKQRVVVSALPDLKRQLMPLLKLMQQVSSGQEIV